A genomic stretch from Pempheris klunzingeri isolate RE-2024b chromosome 23, fPemKlu1.hap1, whole genome shotgun sequence includes:
- the kcnj10a gene encoding ATP-sensitive inward rectifier potassium channel 10, with the protein MTSATPPSSEGSSPQKVCHSQTQTDITKPLLGSTGGNGGAGTGVGGGGGGGAAGPNALRRRRRVLSKDGRSNVRIEHVSGRGALYLRDLWTTFLDMQWRYKFFLFSATFAGTWFLFGVLWYLVAMVHGDLQEFDPPSNHTPCVMEVKTLTGAFLFSLESQTTIGYGFRCITEECPVAIVLLIFQLVITMVMEIFITGTFLAKVARPKKRGETVKFSQHAVVSNHEGRPCLMIRVANMRKSLLLGCQVTGKLLQTSLTKEGETVRLDQRNVPFQVDTSSDSPFLIIPLTFYHIIDDNSPLRAWAAKGGGWTDPELADFELLVIMSATVEPTSATCQVRTSYLPDEILWGYEFPPVVSLSPSGKYVADFAFFDKVAKTKTPPLFKQALPPSPQSQASRYHGGKEDGSDPEKMRLEETYRGEERGRERGRIRDSSPLSVRISNV; encoded by the exons ATGACCTCagccactcccccctcctctgaAGGCTCCTCTCCTCAGAAAGTATGCCACTCCCAGACGCAGACTGACATCACCAAACCCCTGCTGGGCTCCACAGGTGGGAATGGAGGTGCTGGTACAggtgtaggaggaggaggaggaggaggagctgcagggccCAATGCTCTGCGAAGGAGGCGTCGCGTCCTCTCCAAAGATGGACGGAGCAATGTGCGCATTGAGCACGTAAGCGGACGAGGGGCACTATACCTTCGCGACCTTTGGACGACATTCCTGGACATGCAATGGCGCTACaagttcttcctcttctctgccaCCTTTGCGGGGACTTGGTTCCTGTTTGGAGTTCTTTGGTACCTGGTGGCAATGGTGCATGGAGATCTACAGG agttTGATCCCCCATCCAACCATACTCCATGTGTAATGGAGGTGAAGACCCTGACAGGagcctttctcttctctctggaGTCTCAGACCACGATTGGCTACGGTTTCCGGTGCATCACAGAGGAGTGTCCTGTCGCCATCGTCCTGCTGATATTTCAGCTGGTCATCACCATGGTGATGGAGATCTTCATTACTGGCACCTTCCTTGCAAAG GTTGCTCGTCCCAAGAAGAGAGGCGAGACAGTGAAGTTTAGTCAACATGCTGTTGTGTCAAATCATGAGGGTCGGCCCTGCCTCATGATACGAGTGGCCAACATGCGCAAAAGCCTGCTGTTAGGATGCCAG GTGACGGGGAAGCTGCTTCAGACGTCCCTGACAAAAGAGGGCGAGACGGTGAGGCTGGACCAGCGCAATGTGCCTTTCCAGGTGGACACGTCCAGTGACAGCCCCTTCCTCATCATCCCCCTGACTTTCTACCACATCATTGATGACAACAGTCCCCTCAGGGCCTGGGCAGCAAAAG GTGGGGGCTGGACAGACCCGGAGCTGGCTGACTTTGAGCTGCTGGTGATCATGAGCGCCACGGTGGAGCCGACCTCCGCTACCTGCCAGGTTCGAACATCCTACCTTCCGGATGAGATCCTCTGGGGCTACGAGTTTCCCCCCGTcgtctccctgtctccctcagGAAAATATGTGGCCGATTTCGCCTTCTTCGACAAGGTGGCCAAAACCAAAACCCCACCCCTCTTCAAGCAGGCCCTGCCACCGAGCCCACAGTCACAGGCGTCCCGGTACCACGGTGGCAAGGAGGATGGGTCGGACCCAGAGAAAATGCGACTGGAGGAGACCTACAGGGGGGAAGAGCGGGGGCGAGAAAGGGGGCGCATCAGAGATAGCAGCCCACTGAGTGTGCGTATTAGCAATGtgtga
- the LOC139223228 gene encoding Fc receptor-like protein 5, producing the protein MAVVTLQQNWPQIYYGETVTLRCQIMGDGNTEWEYEWETPRRYAHEKHSEYLVTSATSYYSDYRCKGRHKTELYSTEWSDLFTLTPASKPKAQLRADKRTIPVGGSVTLTCSVSPTSSGWTYYWYRGEKTSDPLTTQDAAFLSNEEISVSQGGRYWCRGGRGQPVYYTEYSDVVVTNRAVVTLQQNWPQIYYEETVTLRCQIMGDGNTEWEYEWETPRRYAHEKHSEYLVTSATSYYDSYKCKGKHKTERYSTEWSDPFTLTPASKPKAQLRADNRAIPVGGSVTLTCSVSPTSSGWTYYWYRGEKTSDPLITQDAAFPSNEEISVSQGGRYWCRGGRGQPVYYTEYSDAISIDNIIPNRAVVTLQPSWPVIYGGEMITLRCEIKDGGDTQWEYEWNTTSSNKLPEQSEYSISYAFPSHSGTYRCRGRTNNTKHSSTDWSEPITLTVSDKPQPVLTVSPSWLSPGDSVTLNCEVEHPSAGWRFYWYKAVPKQSGFSYSYVLLPDSLNGTEQDSYVILGQTRTAGYMCTAGRGEPVYNTHLSGPDFVWSADFHSSASVTVSPNSVQHFTYKSVSLNCEGNSSEWRMRTFSKDSQQKSLPCSYWGTVTGSTCNLYSSGQRAAVYWCESGSGEFSSAVNVTLQNEDIILVSPVHPVPEGGSVSLSCKLRRDTLVSNVFFYRNDELIQNDTRGELNISAVSKSDEGFYSCRHSQQVSAQSWMSVTGSRPERSSSPVHLIVGLVCGLLLFLLLLLLYRYRPSKALSILYSGHVQVTKRAVVTLQPNRSETYYEETVTLTCEIEDGGDTEWEYEWFTSSSSTTPKTRQYTIEHASSSVQYKCKGKMKNAQQSSTGWSDAFMLMPSQKPQPVLTVSPSWLSPGDSVTLNCEVEPPSASPSPSGWRFYWYKAVPEMSDSYYNYVLLPGSLSGTEQDSYVILGQTHTAGYVCRAGRGEPVYYTCYSQPKFVWSAGFHSAASLTVSPDRVQHFMRDSVSLSCEGNSTRWRVRRFSKADTLTECSYWGTMAGSICNIDSYGNNAVYWCESETGQFSNAVNITGHSDVILVSPVHPVAEGDSVTLGCMLRTGNFPSGVNFYKNGKLIQNDTRKELTIAAVSKSDKGFYKCKDSRQGWEGRMSPESWMSIVMMAASGPESFPFPVLLVVGPVCGVLLIILLLLFVCCNRKSKDLRFIRSQSTNQSSVIDHVINQDDTWHREYASSHQGDVCLEEPKNDESGVVTYSLIEFKNKKDVNNEPEDGSVYSNVKIGSAAGMSSSAAVDEMVYSEVKPGTALGGDAA; encoded by the exons at GGCTGTTGTGACTCTGCAACAAAACTGGCCTCAGATATACTACGGAGAGACGGTCACTCTCAGATGTCAGATCATGGGTGATGGAAACACTGAGTGGGAGTATGAATGGGAAACACCCAGGCGATATGCACACgaaaaacacagtgaatacTTGGTTACCAGCGCTACCTCTTACTATAGTGACTACAGATGTAAAGGAAGACACAAAACTGAATTGTATTCAACAGAATGGAGTGATCTCTTCACACTGACACCTG CATCTAAACCAAAGGCCCAACTGAGAGCTGACAAGAGAACCATTCCAGTAGGAGGCAGTGTGACCCTGACCTGCTCTGTGAGCCCTACATCATCTGGTTGGACATACTACTggtacagaggagagaaaacctCTGATCCCCTGACCACACAAGATGCTGCCTTCCTCTCAAATGAAGAGATCAGTGTCTCACAGGGAGGACGCTACTggtgcagaggagggagaggacagcCGGTTTACTACACAGAGTACAGTGATGTAGTTG TCACAAACAGGGCTGTTGTGACTCTGCAACAAAACTGGCCTCAGATATACTACGAAGAGACGGTCACTCTCAGATGTCAGATCATGGGTGATGGAAACACTGAGTGGGAGTATGAATGGGAAACACCCAGGCGATATGCACACgaaaaacacagtgaatacTTGGTTACCAGCGCTACCTCTTACTATGATAGCTACAAatgtaaaggaaaacacaaaactgaaagGTATTCAACAGAATGGAGTGATCCCTTCACACTGACACCTG CATCTAAACCAAAGGCCCAACTGAGAGCTGACAACAGAGCCATTCCAGTAGGAGGCAGTGTGACCCTGACCTGCTCTGTGAGCCCTACATCATCTGGTTGGACATACTACTggtacagaggagagaaaacctCTGATCCCTTGATCACACAAGATGCTGCCTTCCCCTCAAATGAAGAGATCAGTGTCTCACAGGGAGGACGCTACTggtgcagaggagggagaggacagcCGGTTTACTACACAGAGTACAGTGATGCAATCAGTATCGACAACATCA TCCCAAACAGGGCTGTTGTGACTCTCCAACCAAGCTGGCCTGTGATATACGGAGGAGAGATGATCACTCTAAGATGTGAGATCAAGGACGGAGGAGACACTCAGTGGGAGTATGAATGGAACACAACCAGCTCAAACAAACTTCCAGAGCAAAGCGAATACAGTATTAGTTATGCGTTTCCATCCCACAGTGGAACGTACAGGTGCAGGGGcagaacaaacaacacaaagcacTCTTCAACAGATTGGAGTGAACCCATCACCCTGACAGTATCAGACA AACCCCAGCCTGTCCTCACTGTGTCTCCATCATGGCTCAGTCCTGGAGACTCCGTCACTCTCAACTGTGAGGTTGAACATCCATCTGCAGGATGGAGGTTCTACTGGTATAAGGCTGTTCCCAAACAATCAGGTTTCTCCTACAGCTATGTGCTGCTACCTGACAGCCTCAATGGGACTGAACAGGATTCCTACGTCATCCTTGGACAGACACGCACAGCAGGATATATGTGCACAGCTGGAAGAGGAGAGCCAGTGTATAACACTCATCTCAGTGGACCTGACTTTGTCTGGTCTGCAG attttcattcATCAGCTTCTGTCACAGTGAGTCCCAACAGTGTGCAACACTTCACCTATAAATCTGTCTCACTGAACTGTGAGGGAAACTCCTCTGAGTGGAGAATGAGGACATTTTCAAAGGACAGCCAGCAGAAATCATTACCTTGCTCCTACTGGGGTACAGTGACTGGATCCACATGCAACCTGTACAGTTCTGGGCAAAGGGCTGCAGTGTACTGGTGTGAGTCTGGATCAGGAGAGTTCAGCAGTGCAGTCAACGTCACTCTACAGA ATGAAGATATCATCCTGGTGAGCCCTGTCCATCCTGTCCCTGAAGGAGGGTCTGTTAGTCTCAGCTGCAAACTGAGAAGAGATACGTTGgtttctaatgtgtttttctatcgAAATGATGAACTAATTCAAAATGATACCAGAGGGGAGCTAAACATCTCTGCAGTGTCGAAGTCAGATGAGGGTTTCTACAGCTGTCGACACTCACAACAAGTGTCAGCACAGAGCTGGATGTCAGTTACAG GGTCCAGGCCTGAACGCTCTTCATCTCCTGTACATCTGATTGTTGGGTTGGTTTGTGGACTTCTactttttcttctcctgctccttttGTATCGCTACAGACCGTCCAAGG CTCTGAGTATACTCTACAGTGGACATGTTCAAG TAACAAAAAGGGCTGTTGTGACCCTGCAACCAAACAGGAGTGAGACATACTACGAAGAGACGGTCACTCTTACATGTGAAATTGAGGATGGTGGAGACACTGAGTGGGAGTATGAATGGTTTACATCCTCCTCATCCACAACTCCAAAGACTAGACAGTACACGATTGAACATGCTTCTTCATCAGTCCAATACAAGTGTaaaggcaaaatgaaaaatgcacagCAGTCTTCAACAGGTTGGAGTGATGCTTTTATGTTGATGCCGTCTCAAA AACCCCAGCCTGTCCTCACTGTGTCTCCATCATGGCTCAGTCCTGGAGACTCCGTCACTCTCAACTGTGAGGTTGAACCTCCATCtgcatctccatctccatctggATGGAGGTTCTACTGGTATAAGGCTGTTCCCGAAATGTCAGACAGCTACTACAACTATGTGCTGCTACCTGGCAGCCTCAGTGGGACTGAACAGGATTCCTACGTCATccttggacagacacacacagcaggataTGTGTGCAGAGCTGGAAGAGGAGAGCCAGTGTATTACACTTGTTACAGTCAACCTAAGTTTGTCTGGTCTGCAG GTTTCCATTCAGCAGCGTCTCTCACAGTGAGTCCTGACAGAGTGCAGCACTTCATGAGAGACTCTGTGTCACTCAGCTGTGAGGGAAACTCCACGAGATGGAGAGTGAGGAGGTTTTCTAAAGCCGACACCCTGACAGAGTGCTCCTACTGGGGGACAATGGCTGGATCCATATGCAACATAGACAGCTACGGGAATAATGCAGTGTACTGGTGCGAGTCTGAAACAGGACAGTTCAGCAATGCGGTCAATATCACCGGACACA GTGATGTGATCCTGGTGAGCCCCGTCCACCCTGTGGCTGAGGGAGACTCTGTCACTCTTGGCTGCATGTTGAGAACAGGAAATTTTCCTTCTGGTGTGAATTTCTATAAAAATGGCAAACTCATCCAAAATGACACCAGAAAGGAGCTGACGATCGCTGCGGTGTCAAAGTCAGACAAAGGCTTTTATAAGTGTAAAGATTCACGGCAAGGTTGGGAGGGCCGGATGTCGCCGGAGAGTTGGATGTCT ATTGTTATGATGGCAGCGTCCGGGCCTGAAAGCTTTCCGTTTCCTGTGCTGTTGGTGGTTGGGCCGGTTTGTGGAGTTTTACTGATTATTCTCctactgctgtttgtgtgttgcaaCAGAAAGTCAAAAG atttgcGTTTTATCAG GTCTCAGAGCACCAATCAGAGCTCTGTTATAGACCATGTGATCAACCAGGATGACACTTGGCACAGAGAATACGCTTCTTCTCACCAAG GTGATGTTTGTCTCGAAGAACCCAAAAATG ATGAATCCGGCGTTGTGACATATTCGTTGATTGAGTTTAAAAACAAGAAGG ATGTGAATAATGAACCAGAGGACGGCTCTGTTTACTCAAATGTGAAGATAGGATCGGCTGCAG GAATGTCGAGTTCTGCAGCAGTGGATGAAATGGTTTATTCTGAAGTCAAACCAGGAACAGCTCTTGGTGGTGATGCAGCCTAA
- the LOC139222607 gene encoding uncharacterized protein: MLLLLSCWIIAGITAEGPPTPHRPHQSHQRVTNSSICLKVKKSPSQGRIEWSFGSHIIAYDNTVNPKYKDKVDYYPQNNTLCINKLNETDNGIYTVSITDSFHKSTETHELIVHEAVPRPVIKMFVMPTSNLSAGLCNIEVNCSIQDDWVLSVCDGHSCRTVQESLRKVNISIFTNNRSVVCTGSNLVSTKNASESIDTTCVAKSNRENEDASQPPAVIIIVVITIIAIVVCVSFCTFIVFVAKGIFSKEHNHHQAQASPAQLIRSREAEEQPQPAHRDSTSSSSSSQAEVSYENVEAIQPCQTNSQREELESKESQKVDTIYSSLQAPNATPPSGKTVCSKNAKGDKEVRQASTSQSVVLDEDPTQIDTVYSMLQDPKKSEVAAPPTGQTRFSEAKTMNMISDRSL; the protein is encoded by the exons ATGCTGCTTCTTCTGAGTTGTTGGATCATTGCAG GTATCACGGCAGAGGGCCCACCAACGCCTCATCGGCCTCATCAGTCTCATCAACGGGTGACAAACAGCTCGATATGTCTGAAAGTTAAAAAATCTCCATCACAAGGACGTATCGAGTGGAGTTTCGGAAGTCACATTATTGCTTATGATAACACGGTCAATCCTAAGTACAAAGACAAAGTGGATTATTATCCACAGAACAACACCTTGTGTATCAACAAGCTCAATGAGACAGACAATGGCATCTATACAGTTTCAATCACTGATTCGTTTCATAAATCAACTGAGACCCACGAACTGATAGTTCACG AAGCTGTTCCCAGACCTGTCATCAAGATGTTTGTCATGCCAACCTCCAACCTATCTGCTGGACTCTGCAACATTGAAGTTAACTGCTCCATCCAGGACGACTgggtgttgtctgtctgtgatggACACAGTTGCAGAACAGTGCAGGAATCACTCAGGAAGGTCAACATCAGCATATTCACCAACAACAGATCTGTTGTCTGCACTGGCAGCAACCTTGTCAGCACAAAGAATGCTTCTGAAAGCATAGACACAACAT GCGTTGCTAAATCTAATCGTGAGAACGAAGACGCATCACAACCACctgctgtaataataatagtagtaatcACAATAATAGCTATTGTAGTGTGTGTATCATTCTGTACGTTTATTGTCTTTGTGGCTAAGGGGATCTTTTCAAAAGAACATAACCACCATCAG GCACAGGCATCTCCTGCTCAGTTAATACGAAGCCGGGAAGCGGAGGAACAACCCCAGCCCGCGCACAGAGACTctacctcttcctcctcctccagtcaaGCTGAGGTCTCTTATGAAAACGTGGAGGCCATACAGCCCTGCCAGACCAACAGCCAAAGGGAAGAGTTGGAGTCAAAGGAAAGTCAGAAAGTAGATACGATCTACAGCAGTTTACAGGCACCAAATGCAACTCCCCCGTCTGGCAAGACTGTCTGCAGTAAAAATGCGAAAGGAGACAAAGAGGTACGACAGGCATCAACTTCACAGTCGGTCGTCCTGGATGAGGACCCCACACAAATTGACACAGTCTACAGCATGTTGCAAGACCCGAAAAAATCTGAAGTCGCAGCACCACCAACAGGCCAAACAAGATTTTCAGAAGCCAAAACCATGAACATGATAAGTGACAGAAGCCTGTAG